CCGATTTTCGACACCCCCGTCGAGTTACGGCCGCAGGTGGAAGTGCGCGGCTATGCCGCGAAGACCCTCTGGGATGAGACGGTCGTTCGCTGAACCTCCGGAGGTAGAGCCGTGATCGTTGGCGTCAGATTTCCACCACTCGAGCGGGCGCCGTGCGCCGCGGTCGGCGTGCGCCCGTCGGGCCGCGCACCCCGTCGGGCGGGGGCGGCGCAGTGCTCGAACGGATGACGAGCTCGTGCGGGAGCGTGACCGACAAGGGACCAACCAGCTCTCCCCGCAGGACCCCGAGGAGCAGTCGAACCGTGGCCTCGCCGATCTCCTGCATCGGCTGACGGGTAGTGGTCAGCGGTGGGTCGGCGAATCGGGCGAACCGGATGTCGTCAAAGCCCATCACCGACAGATCCTGTGGCACGCGCAGGCCGCGCTGGCGGGCGATCTCCAGCACGCCCATCGCCATCTCGTCGTTGAAACAAAACACGGCGGTGGGACGGCTCTTGCGACCCAACAACCGCCGTGCACCGTCGATCCCGGATTCGATCGAGAAGTCGCCCTGGATCACGGTCAATTGCTTCCGGATTCCCGCGATCCTCGCCCGTGCCAGCGTGCCTTTGAGGCGGTCGCGGCTGAGGGGACTCGCCAGTGGGCCCGTAATAATGCCGATGTTGCGATGCCCAAGCCGGCACAGATAGCCCATGGCCTCGTGGGCCGCCTTGGCGTTGTCGATGTGCGCGCTCGGCACGCCGAGGGCGGGACTGAACTCGCAGCCGTTCACGACCGGTGCGCGGCCGGGCGCGGTCGACCGCACGAGGCGCGCGGCGGCTTTGGGCAAGCGGTGCCCGAGAAAGATGAGGCCGTCGGCCTCCTGCCGCAGGAGCATCTGGGCATATCGATCCTCGCGCTGGACGTCGTGCTGCGTGTCCCCGAGCAGGACCGCGTAGCCGGCCCGCAGGGCGGCCTTCTCGATGCCTTGCAGGATCAGCGCGAAGAACGGATTGGTGATGTCCGGAACGGTGACGAGCAGCTTGCGGGATCGGAGCGTGCGAAGGTTCCGGGCCGCTGCGTTTGGCGCGTAGCCGAGTTCCTCGACGACCTGCTTCACACGCCGCCGGGTTTCCGGGGACACCACCTGCGCCCGACTCAGCGTACGAGATACCGTGGCGGTCGAGACGCCGGCCCGGCTGGCCACGTCGCGGATGGTCGCCGCCGTTCTGAACCTGCCGGAGCCTGGCTCCGAAACACCATGCGACGAGACCGGCCTCGTGCTCATCACCGCTCCCTCGAAGTCGCGCGGGAAGCCGCCGGTGGGCGCGCGCATGCCTAAGGCTATCATGTGCGCCGACGGGATCGGGCCTGGATCCATGGACGGAATCGGGCAGGAACTGAGCCGTTGAAGCGATGCCGCCGCAGCGTAGTTTCCGCTTGCGCGGGATTTTGGGTTATGTTATAAGCCTGCGTGTAATCGGTTACATTGCTAGTAGTCCTTCATTCTTCGTGAGTCGCGCTTGACTGTCGTGCCTGCATGACGCATTCGGTCGTTGAGACGCAACGATTGTTGTACCAGACTCCGCTCATGCCATGACCCTCGAAGGGACGTTTCTTGGTGCAACGACACCAAGGCGAGCGGAGGCTGTTCGATGTGTCGCTGCTTGACGGCGCGACACTCTGGCCGCTGTCCTTGCGGCGCATCGACGTGCTGCTGGAGGACGACGGCATGATTCGTGTCTTCACCGGAGTGCAGTTCAAGGATGCGCGTCTATGCCGAGGCTGGCCCCAACAGCATGCTGCGGCGTTCGTTCAATGACCGGCTGGTCGCCCCGATCCGACAGGGAGACCGGCCGGCGCCTATCCCACCCAGAACCCGTCGTTCATCACGCCAACCGCTCACGTATCTCGAAGAGCTTGGAGGAGGACCTAACCTATGAGTGCGAAGCCAACGTCGAACATCGTCATGGGCTTGTTAGCGGCCTCGTGGCTCCTGGCCGCGCCGGCCGCCGCGCAGTTGACTACCGGAACCGTGACGGGATCTGTGAAGGACGCCCACGGAGCCGTGATTCCGGGCGCCAGCGTCGTGTTGACCAGTGTGAACCGCGGCACGGCTCTCTCGCGCGCCTTCACCAACGGGACCGGCGACTTCGTCATGGTGAACGTGCCGCCGGACTCCTACAACATCACGGTGACAATGGACGGCTTCAAGACGCTCAAGCGCGGCCCGATCGCGGTCAGCGCCGGCGACCGTACCGGGGTCGGTGTGCTGAACATCGAGGTCGGCGGCGTGTCCGAGTCGGTCGTGGTCACAGGTGAAGCGCCGATGGTGCAGGCGCAGAGCGGCGAGCGATCGTTCGCGGTCCCGACCAGCGCGGTCGAGAACCTGCCGATCACCACCCGGAGCTTCGTTGCGCTCGTGTCGCTGGCACCGGGCGTGGCCAACGACACGAGCGGGCAGCAGGTCGGCCGCATCGGCGACCGCGCCTCCACCGGCGGCGGCAACGGCAACATCATGATGGACGGCATCTCGACGATGGACACCGGCAGCAACTCGATCCTGCTGCAGATGAACGTCGAGTCGATCGCCGAGGTGAAGGTCCTCGTGTCGGGCTACCAGGCCGAGTACGGCCGGTCCAGCGGTGTCCAGGTGAGCGCCGTGACCAAGAGCGGCACGAACAAGTTCCGCGGGGCGGCCTACGGCGTCTTCCGGAAGTCGAACTGGTACTCGAACAGCCAGACGAACATCCTGAACGGCGACCCCAAGGCGACGGTGAAGGAGAAGGACCTGGGCTACTCGATCGGCGGTCCGATCGGCAAGCCCGGCGGCAACAACAAGCTGTTCTTCTTCTATGCGCACGAGTTCATGCCCCGGACCATGGGCGGCGATACGGTGCGCTACCGCTTTCCCACCGCGCTCGAACGGGCGGGCGACTTCTCGCAGACGTTGGACAA
This genomic interval from Acidobacteriota bacterium contains the following:
- a CDS encoding LacI family DNA-binding transcriptional regulator, whose product is MRAPTGGFPRDFEGAVMSTRPVSSHGVSEPGSGRFRTAATIRDVASRAGVSTATVSRTLSRAQVVSPETRRRVKQVVEELGYAPNAAARNLRTLRSRKLLVTVPDITNPFFALILQGIEKAALRAGYAVLLGDTQHDVQREDRYAQMLLRQEADGLIFLGHRLPKAAARLVRSTAPGRAPVVNGCEFSPALGVPSAHIDNAKAAHEAMGYLCRLGHRNIGIITGPLASPLSRDRLKGTLARARIAGIRKQLTVIQGDFSIESGIDGARRLLGRKSRPTAVFCFNDEMAMGVLEIARQRGLRVPQDLSVMGFDDIRFARFADPPLTTTRQPMQEIGEATVRLLLGVLRGELVGPLSVTLPHELVIRSSTAPPPPDGVRGPTGARRPRRTAPARVVEI